In a single window of the Pseudorca crassidens isolate mPseCra1 chromosome 9, mPseCra1.hap1, whole genome shotgun sequence genome:
- the LOC137230381 gene encoding heterogeneous nuclear ribonucleoprotein A1-like yields the protein MSKSESPKEPEQLRKLFIGGLSFETTNASLRSHCEQRGALTDCVVTRDPNTRCSRGFGFVTYATVEEVDAAMNARPHKVDGRVVEPKRAVSREDSQRPGTHLTAKNIFVGGIQKYHTVNGHNCEVRKALSKREMAGASSSQRGRSGSGNFGGGRGGGFGENGNFGRGGNFSGQGGFGGSRGGGGYGGSGDGCNGFGNDGSSFGGSESYNDFGSCNNQSSNFGPMKGGNFGGSSSGPYGGGGQYFAKPRNQGGSSSSSSYGSGRRF from the coding sequence ATGTCTAAGTCAGAGTCACCCAAAGAGCCCGAACAGCTGCGGAAGCTCTTCATTGGAGGTTTGAGCTTTGAAACAACCAATGCGAGTCTGAGGAGCCATTGTGAGCAGCGGGGAGCGCTCACAGACTGTGTGGTAACGAGGGATCCAAACACCAGGTGCTCCAGAGGCTTCGGGTTTGTCACATATGCCACTGTGGAGGAGGTGGATGCGGCCATGAATGCAAGGCCACACAAGGTGGATGGAAGAGTGGTGGAACCAAAGAGGGCCGTCTCAAGAGAAGATTCTCAAAGACCTGGTACCCACTTAACTGCGAAAAACATTTTTGTTGGTGGCATTCAGAAATATCACACAGTGAACGGCCACAACTGTGAAGTAAGGAAAGCCCTATCTAAGCGAGAGATGGCTGGTGCTTCATCCAGCCAAAGAGGTCGAAGTGGTTCTGGAAATTTTGGCGGTGGTCGTGGAGGGGGTTTTGGTGAGAATGGCAACTTTGGTCGTGGAGGAAACTTCAGTGGTCAAGGTGGCTTTGGTGGCAGCCGCGGTGGTGGGGGATatggtggcagtggggatggctGTAATGGATTTGGTAATGATGGAAGCAGTTTTGGAGGCAGTGAAAGCTACAATGATTTTGGCAGTTGCAACAATCAATCTTCAAATTTTGGACCCATGAAAGGAGGAAACTTTGGAGGCAGTAGTTCTGGCCCCTACGGTGGTGGAGGCCAATACTTTGCCAAACCCCGAAACCAAGGTGgttccagcagcagcagtagctacGGCAGTGGCAGAAGGTTTTGA